One stretch of Legionella birminghamensis DNA includes these proteins:
- a CDS encoding cation diffusion facilitator family transporter, protein MLHITKDLEFPAHLNPLYAKAIKYEWISFFYMISATFFSFMAMSNSQTMKTVWLEDMLGIIPPASFLLASRIIRWKANKNFPYGYHKITGMSYFTSSMALFVLGIFLLIDGASVLIKQEHPSIPDVHIAGYSIWMGFIMMIALLWSSIPSTILGHIKIPLAHKLYDKILFADSKMNKASWMSGFASIIGIAGIGVGFWWADASIAILISLSILNDGYSNLKYAILDLMDEVPKTIEKNKTDPLISAVKSILKQEDWVKSFEIRFRVVGHLFFGDIFIISDKKMISPEKIQALRNKIEQHHWRLHDITITVLSDIHKSNSSGRSP, encoded by the coding sequence ATGCTGCATATTACAAAAGACCTGGAGTTCCCAGCGCATTTAAACCCTCTGTATGCCAAAGCAATTAAATACGAGTGGATTTCGTTCTTTTACATGATAAGCGCTACTTTTTTTTCATTTATGGCCATGTCAAACTCGCAAACTATGAAGACTGTCTGGCTTGAAGATATGCTAGGTATAATCCCCCCGGCGTCCTTCCTGCTGGCAAGCCGAATTATTCGCTGGAAAGCCAATAAAAACTTTCCCTATGGCTATCATAAAATAACCGGAATGTCCTATTTCACCAGTTCTATGGCCTTATTCGTTCTGGGAATTTTCCTTCTCATTGACGGGGCAAGTGTATTAATCAAACAGGAACATCCCTCTATTCCAGACGTTCATATTGCAGGTTACTCTATCTGGATGGGATTTATAATGATGATAGCCCTGTTATGGTCAAGCATACCTTCTACAATTCTCGGCCATATCAAAATCCCTCTGGCGCATAAATTATACGACAAAATATTGTTTGCTGATTCCAAAATGAATAAGGCAAGCTGGATGAGCGGTTTTGCCAGTATTATAGGGATAGCTGGGATTGGGGTAGGCTTCTGGTGGGCTGATGCGAGTATTGCCATACTGATATCGCTTAGCATCCTCAATGATGGCTACAGCAATTTAAAATATGCGATTCTGGATCTCATGGACGAAGTACCAAAAACCATTGAAAAAAACAAAACAGACCCCCTCATTTCAGCGGTAAAATCAATACTGAAACAGGAAGACTGGGTTAAATCGTTTGAAATCCGGTTTCGTGTAGTAGGCCATTTATTTTTTGGCGATATTTTTATTATCTCCGACAAAAAAATGATTTCACCTGAAAAAATTCAGGCGCTGCGTAATAAGATTGAGCAACATCACTGGCGGCTTCACGACATTACGATTACTGTTCTGTCTGATATTCACAAATCGAATTCCAGCGGTCGCAGCCCATAG
- a CDS encoding mechanosensitive ion channel family protein, whose amino-acid sequence MNIHELSKTILLILSLLLAVNFYNFILKKFVKEISHHKVLFAAGVFLFFSVLYAFEKDITALVSGNDAQRFIKIVLECLWWFSLFFIANQIIHIFIWKRLLRQSGILIPKIFKDLVSLFFLIITVAAIVHFVFEKSVFGIFTASGVMAIILGYSAQATLSDVFAGIGLNTTKQFSEGDWIIVYGEMQTLTGKVIDVNWRFVNLLNVEGNLLSIPNSVISQLFIENLSQPHAVNRQSLTITISQAISPYRFKRILIETALQSCKVHNEPEPCATLMECGQETSTYHLEYTTAEINPLFLKDEIYSVLWYRCLRENILLTGQVIAEKPILTADEISQFLQQIDLFHSLNGEEIQFLVEHCHYGLYGPPERLLIEGGHNDSLFLVYSGSASLYINSQTEKPLLFESYEAGNYFGEISMLTGAACRGSLFMETECLIIEITHDTIGKLFAARPELMEKMSTVVVKGVKAIENLRHAQIPVEGTDRHSLLQSLLAHVRYFFRS is encoded by the coding sequence ATGAACATTCATGAGTTGTCCAAAACAATTTTATTAATCTTAAGCCTTCTATTGGCGGTGAACTTTTATAATTTTATTCTGAAAAAATTTGTTAAGGAAATAAGTCACCATAAAGTCTTATTTGCCGCTGGAGTGTTCCTTTTTTTCAGCGTTCTCTATGCTTTTGAGAAAGATATTACGGCGCTGGTTAGCGGTAACGATGCACAGCGGTTTATCAAAATCGTTCTGGAATGTTTATGGTGGTTTTCCTTATTTTTTATTGCCAATCAAATCATTCATATTTTTATATGGAAACGGCTTTTACGGCAGTCCGGCATATTGATTCCTAAGATTTTCAAAGATTTGGTTTCTTTATTTTTTTTAATTATCACCGTTGCTGCTATTGTTCATTTCGTATTCGAAAAATCCGTTTTTGGTATTTTTACCGCTTCGGGGGTTATGGCTATTATTCTGGGTTATTCTGCGCAAGCTACCCTTAGCGACGTCTTTGCCGGCATTGGTTTAAATACAACCAAACAATTTAGTGAGGGAGACTGGATTATTGTCTATGGGGAAATGCAGACACTGACAGGGAAAGTGATCGATGTGAATTGGCGCTTTGTGAACTTGCTCAATGTTGAAGGAAATCTTTTATCGATTCCCAACTCGGTAATCTCGCAATTATTCATCGAAAATCTGTCCCAGCCTCATGCGGTGAACAGACAATCACTGACAATCACTATCAGCCAGGCCATTTCCCCCTATCGGTTTAAACGCATTTTAATCGAAACAGCTTTGCAATCCTGTAAAGTCCACAATGAACCCGAACCCTGTGCAACACTTATGGAGTGCGGCCAGGAAACAAGCACCTATCATCTGGAATATACTACAGCGGAAATTAACCCTCTTTTTCTGAAAGATGAAATTTATTCTGTACTCTGGTATCGCTGCCTGCGTGAAAATATTTTACTGACTGGCCAAGTTATAGCAGAAAAGCCAATATTGACTGCTGATGAAATCAGTCAGTTTCTACAGCAAATCGATTTATTTCATTCTTTGAATGGAGAGGAAATTCAATTCCTGGTGGAACATTGTCATTATGGACTATATGGGCCGCCAGAACGGCTGCTGATTGAAGGCGGCCATAATGATTCCCTGTTTCTTGTTTATAGCGGGTCGGCTTCTCTCTATATTAACAGTCAAACGGAGAAACCCTTACTTTTTGAAAGCTATGAGGCAGGTAATTATTTTGGGGAAATATCCATGCTGACCGGCGCTGCCTGCCGCGGCTCTCTTTTTATGGAAACAGAATGCTTAATTATAGAAATTACCCATGACACAATCGGGAAATTATTTGCAGCAAGACCGGAACTGATGGAAAAAATGAGTACCGTTGTGGTCAAAGGCGTTAAAGCAATTGAAAACCTGCGTCATGCCCAGATTCCTGTTGAAGGAACTGACAGGCATAGTTTGTTACAAAGTTTGCTGGCACATGTACGTTATTTTTTTAGATCTTAG
- the hutF gene encoding formimidoylglutamate deiminase translates to MRLIKFESLYNGSEWIDDLYVYLDEQGNILKLSPIADESMQAEEIKGWAIPGFVNAHSHAFQYAMAGATEFISRHAQTDDFWTWREAMYRTALEMTPEQMERTALMLYRDLTRQGYTSVVEFHYLHHDQQGKAYNNLAEMGERLVHAAQQAGIAITLVPVLYQQYDLKNDYKPEQRRFISHSLNDYWRLYEATKKACSYYSRAKIGAGIHSIRAVSPVNIIEFCQTIEKSVPIHMHIAEQMGEVEQCKQVLGLRPVEWFLDAVSVDRRFNLVHATHLLPHEIKQLAKSHANVVLCPSTEGNLGDGIFPLVAYMENQGSFSIGTDSHIGVSPFEELRWLDYGQRLLGQKRNLLCLGKVGNSGEILFNQVSQGGKLAIGSWAGDMFNMGSPLDCVIINSKHPRLEAATKANRLSSLIYCCDQTAVAGVLMNGKWVYSKVE, encoded by the coding sequence ATGCGCCTGATAAAATTTGAAAGCCTTTATAATGGAAGCGAGTGGATAGATGATCTTTATGTCTATCTTGATGAGCAGGGGAATATTCTCAAACTGTCTCCCATAGCCGATGAGTCAATGCAGGCAGAAGAAATAAAAGGCTGGGCGATTCCTGGTTTTGTCAATGCGCATTCGCACGCTTTTCAATACGCAATGGCCGGCGCTACCGAGTTTATATCCCGGCATGCGCAAACTGACGACTTCTGGACTTGGCGCGAAGCCATGTACCGCACTGCACTGGAAATGACTCCAGAACAAATGGAGCGTACAGCATTGATGCTTTATCGGGATTTAACCAGGCAGGGATACACCAGCGTTGTAGAGTTCCATTATCTTCACCATGACCAACAGGGGAAAGCCTATAACAATCTTGCGGAGATGGGGGAGCGTCTTGTTCATGCCGCACAGCAGGCGGGGATTGCAATTACATTGGTGCCTGTCCTCTATCAGCAATATGATCTGAAAAATGACTACAAACCAGAGCAGCGTCGTTTTATTTCCCATAGCTTGAATGATTACTGGAGGTTATATGAAGCAACAAAAAAAGCCTGCAGTTATTATTCGCGCGCCAAAATTGGAGCAGGAATTCATTCAATCCGGGCTGTTTCACCTGTGAATATTATTGAATTTTGTCAAACAATTGAAAAGTCTGTGCCCATTCACATGCATATTGCCGAGCAGATGGGGGAGGTGGAACAATGTAAGCAGGTATTAGGGTTAAGGCCTGTTGAATGGTTTTTAGATGCCGTTTCGGTTGATCGGCGCTTTAATCTTGTTCATGCCACCCATCTTCTGCCCCATGAAATCAAACAATTGGCTAAGAGCCATGCCAATGTGGTTTTGTGCCCTTCAACTGAGGGCAATTTGGGGGACGGCATTTTTCCATTAGTTGCCTACATGGAGAATCAGGGCAGTTTCTCTATTGGAACAGACAGTCACATCGGCGTATCCCCCTTTGAAGAACTACGCTGGCTGGACTATGGGCAACGTTTGCTAGGCCAAAAAAGAAATCTTCTGTGTTTGGGAAAGGTTGGAAATAGTGGGGAAATATTGTTCAATCAGGTTTCACAAGGCGGCAAATTAGCAATAGGATCATGGGCTGGCGATATGTTCAATATGGGCTCTCCTTTGGACTGTGTAATCATCAATAGCAAACACCCACGACTTGAGGCAGCTACAAAGGCGAACCGATTATCGAGCTTGATTTATTGCTGCGATCAGACGGCAGTTGCTGGTGTTTTAATGAATGGAAAATGGGTTTATTCAAAGGTTGAATAA
- a CDS encoding patatin-like phospholipase family protein, with the protein MEITSSCAITNFDNLVNRRIVLVLQGGGALGAFQAGVYETLEKNNYIPDWIGGTSIGAINASIIAGNPPENRLKRLQQFWQTVTQPDLFHFSDEMSLEIRRFFMQIQFQQLILSGIPVFFKPQMNSFLNLLQGNFSSFYDTSPLRDFLIELIDFDYLNRGDIRLSLGATNLHTGQIRYFDSKFEKIGPEHVMASGALPPAFPPVLIDGEYYWDGGIYSNTPLSVVLDDMPRVNSLCFMIDLWSPEGNLPQTLDEVRKRNLEIIYSSRYEEHRKNYEAMHNLRRAIRALYAQLPPEKQQDPENLKLVSLGCITSMDIVQIQYQQKPWESSTKDADFSASSILSRWEQGMQKTEMILQKKTFIEPHPPHVGVVIHR; encoded by the coding sequence ATGGAAATCACTAGCAGTTGTGCCATTACAAACTTTGATAATCTCGTTAACAGACGAATTGTGCTGGTGTTACAGGGAGGCGGAGCCCTGGGCGCTTTTCAAGCGGGCGTTTATGAAACACTTGAAAAAAATAATTACATCCCCGACTGGATTGGCGGCACCTCCATTGGTGCTATCAATGCCAGTATCATTGCAGGCAACCCGCCAGAGAACCGCCTGAAGAGGTTACAGCAATTCTGGCAGACCGTAACCCAACCCGACTTGTTTCATTTCAGCGATGAAATGTCTCTGGAGATCAGACGATTTTTTATGCAGATTCAGTTTCAGCAATTAATCCTTTCAGGGATTCCTGTCTTTTTTAAACCGCAGATGAATAGTTTTCTCAATCTGCTGCAGGGCAATTTTAGCAGCTTCTATGATACCAGTCCGCTGCGTGATTTTTTAATTGAATTAATTGATTTTGACTATTTAAACCGAGGGGATATCAGGTTAAGTCTGGGGGCGACCAATTTACATACGGGGCAAATCCGCTATTTTGACTCCAAATTTGAAAAAATTGGACCCGAGCATGTCATGGCCAGCGGTGCCCTCCCGCCTGCATTTCCCCCTGTTCTAATTGATGGAGAATATTACTGGGATGGCGGTATTTATTCCAACACCCCCCTATCGGTCGTGCTTGATGATATGCCTCGGGTTAACTCGCTCTGTTTTATGATCGATCTGTGGAGTCCGGAGGGTAATTTACCGCAAACGCTCGACGAGGTGAGGAAAAGAAACCTTGAAATTATTTATAGCAGCCGTTATGAAGAGCATCGAAAAAATTACGAAGCCATGCACAATCTGCGCCGGGCTATACGGGCTCTCTATGCCCAGTTACCACCCGAAAAACAGCAAGACCCCGAAAACCTGAAGCTGGTTTCACTAGGATGTATAACCAGTATGGATATTGTGCAAATCCAATACCAGCAAAAACCCTGGGAATCTTCAACAAAAGATGCCGATTTCAGCGCCTCATCCATCCTTTCGCGCTGGGAGCAAGGGATGCAAAAAACAGAAATGATTCTCCAGAAAAAAACCTTTATCGAGCCGCATCCTCCCCATGTAGGTGTGGTCATTCATCGATAA
- a CDS encoding Lpg1974 family pore-forming outer membrane protein, translated as MLDLKKTALAVLVSVSSSSFAGTMGPICQPGNVTVPCPSTAWDIGIQALYLKPSYSANTIYIGSLITGDRQLRNEFRPEWDWGFKLEGSYHFNTGNDLNVNWYHYSERTTRTFLLSSQTFLIDIPFTSSAKPEWDAVNFEFGQHVDFGDYKDIRFHGGFQYLRLEHDVKNFYSLNATTYRSNLEFKGFGPRVGMDMTYNFNDAFAIYANGAAALLVGDSDINHHSPTTGLHTSASKWTTVPELEAKTGAKYNHLLGTGVLTLDAGYMWVNYFNAQHALSDIPEETNVAFNGPYIGLKWLGNV; from the coding sequence ATGTTAGATTTAAAAAAAACTGCTTTAGCTGTTCTAGTGTCAGTAAGCAGTTCAAGTTTTGCCGGTACAATGGGACCAATATGCCAGCCGGGTAATGTTACGGTTCCTTGCCCTTCTACAGCTTGGGATATCGGTATACAAGCCTTATATTTAAAACCATCTTACAGCGCCAACACCATCTACATTGGTTCGCTCATCACCGGCGATCGCCAGCTGCGAAATGAGTTTAGACCTGAATGGGATTGGGGATTCAAGCTCGAGGGCTCTTATCATTTCAATACTGGTAATGACTTAAATGTCAACTGGTACCATTATAGTGAAAGAACAACAAGAACCTTTCTTCTGTCTAGCCAGACTTTCCTGATTGATATACCTTTTACCAGCTCAGCCAAGCCGGAATGGGATGCTGTTAACTTTGAATTTGGACAGCATGTTGACTTCGGTGATTATAAAGATATTCGTTTCCATGGCGGTTTTCAATATCTGCGTCTTGAGCATGATGTGAAAAATTTTTACAGCCTCAATGCAACAACATATCGAAGTAATTTAGAATTTAAAGGGTTTGGGCCTCGTGTAGGTATGGATATGACCTACAATTTCAATGATGCCTTTGCCATTTATGCGAATGGCGCAGCAGCATTGCTTGTTGGTGATAGCGATATTAATCATCATTCGCCAACAACTGGACTGCATACCTCTGCCAGCAAATGGACCACCGTGCCTGAACTGGAAGCGAAAACAGGCGCCAAATACAACCACTTACTGGGTACCGGGGTACTGACGCTTGATGCGGGTTACATGTGGGTTAACTATTTCAATGCCCAGCATGCACTTTCCGATATCCCTGAAGAAACCAATGTTGCCTTTAACGGGCCTTATATTGGTCTGAAATGGCTTGGTAACGTATAA
- a CDS encoding phytanoyl-CoA dioxygenase family protein produces the protein MELSALQLDHFLTNGYLIIEKFFTPSICETLIDRINFIINDYQQELPVTVFTSETQDHAKTEYFLNSGDKIRFFFEPEAFNQQGNMIRPLEKSLNKIGHALHELDPIFKLYSRSERLKTICHQLGFEVPSLIQSMYIFKQPGIGAEVSCHQDATFLHGQKDVLGFWFALEDATLENGCLQVMPSPTIIPLSRKMIRDNERIYFEDYYPLLWDDKYSLPLEVKQGSLIVIHGRLPHRSNANHSVKSRHAYSLHALDAAYPYPESNWLRMPKGLPVW, from the coding sequence ATGGAATTATCGGCTCTGCAACTCGATCATTTTCTCACGAATGGTTATTTAATTATTGAGAAGTTTTTTACTCCATCCATCTGTGAAACCCTGATCGACAGAATCAATTTTATTATTAATGACTACCAACAGGAACTCCCGGTTACTGTATTTACTTCGGAAACCCAGGACCATGCCAAAACCGAGTATTTCCTGAATTCGGGTGATAAAATCCGTTTTTTCTTTGAACCGGAAGCCTTTAATCAACAAGGGAATATGATTAGGCCTCTGGAAAAGTCATTGAATAAAATAGGCCATGCCCTGCACGAGCTTGATCCAATATTCAAGCTCTATTCGCGAAGCGAGCGCTTAAAAACGATTTGCCATCAATTGGGATTTGAAGTTCCCAGCCTCATACAGTCAATGTATATTTTTAAACAACCAGGAATAGGTGCAGAAGTGAGTTGCCATCAGGATGCCACGTTTCTGCATGGACAAAAGGATGTCCTGGGATTCTGGTTTGCTTTGGAAGATGCGACGCTGGAAAATGGCTGCTTGCAGGTGATGCCTAGCCCTACGATAATACCCTTATCCCGAAAAATGATTAGAGATAATGAAAGGATTTATTTTGAGGACTACTATCCTTTACTGTGGGACGATAAATACAGTCTACCCTTGGAGGTCAAGCAGGGAAGTTTGATTGTGATCCATGGGCGTTTGCCGCATCGGAGCAATGCTAATCACTCAGTAAAATCCCGTCATGCTTACAGTTTACACGCCCTGGATGCCGCCTATCCTTATCCTGAAAGTAACTGGCTGCGTATGCCAAAGGGATTGCCTGTCTGGTAA
- a CDS encoding murein L,D-transpeptidase catalytic domain family protein, whose product MRKIILLMLAVTSSSFSLPSPDFNLPYQPTVFEGVISLINPAIDFPPPPSLGEVQDMLKKQAPDLRPEVVSKVMTTLRCAREFNLQHNKNILGVIDYSLPSSEKRFWVFDLTQQKLLFHTYVSHGITSGSLNTNFFSNKYNSKASSIGIYTTDQAYYGREGLSLRLDGLDRGFNDNASNRAVVMHGGWYMAENFIKKYGRPGRSWGCPALPIEMTVPIINTIKNKSLFVMYYPSDHWFVSSKFLNCSRFSLSKQAKTELETKPAEEQREPILFVDSNKNSSRQEEEPIAVIDADSYMRIFKTSAPLERMLRRQINNMEYIALSNQEFDSILARNDRVLNVNPDLEEVSFVIPVIKMVRGYYETEMRIVPLGKIKNVEVNADTKGYTVHFENKTMNLKSSNQFIRWLGL is encoded by the coding sequence ATGAGAAAAATAATCTTACTCATGTTAGCCGTAACGTCTTCCAGTTTTTCCCTTCCATCTCCTGATTTTAACTTACCGTACCAGCCCACGGTATTTGAAGGGGTTATTTCCTTAATTAATCCTGCCATTGATTTCCCGCCGCCGCCCTCTCTCGGGGAAGTTCAAGATATGCTGAAAAAGCAGGCACCTGATCTGCGGCCCGAGGTTGTGAGTAAAGTGATGACCACATTACGCTGTGCCCGGGAATTTAATCTTCAGCACAATAAGAATATACTTGGGGTGATTGACTATTCGCTTCCTTCAAGTGAAAAACGCTTTTGGGTCTTTGATTTAACGCAGCAAAAATTATTATTTCATACTTATGTATCGCATGGGATTACTTCGGGCAGCTTAAATACCAACTTTTTTTCCAATAAATACAATAGCAAGGCCAGTAGTATTGGTATCTATACAACCGATCAGGCTTACTATGGGCGCGAAGGTTTATCACTGAGGCTGGACGGCCTGGATCGCGGCTTTAATGATAATGCGTCCAACCGCGCCGTGGTCATGCATGGGGGCTGGTATATGGCCGAAAATTTCATCAAAAAATATGGCCGTCCAGGCCGAAGCTGGGGTTGCCCTGCACTGCCAATCGAAATGACGGTGCCGATCATTAATACCATTAAAAATAAATCATTATTCGTTATGTATTATCCAAGCGATCACTGGTTTGTAAGCTCCAAGTTTCTTAATTGCAGCCGTTTTTCCTTATCTAAACAAGCCAAAACGGAGCTTGAAACAAAACCAGCTGAAGAGCAGCGCGAACCCATACTGTTTGTGGATTCCAATAAAAACAGTTCACGTCAGGAAGAAGAGCCCATTGCCGTGATCGATGCTGATAGCTATATGCGTATTTTTAAAACCAGCGCGCCGCTGGAACGGATGCTTCGTCGTCAGATAAACAATATGGAATATATTGCCCTAAGCAACCAGGAATTTGATAGTATTCTGGCCAGGAATGACAGGGTTTTGAATGTCAATCCCGATTTGGAAGAAGTATCCTTTGTTATTCCTGTGATTAAAATGGTCAGAGGATATTATGAAACGGAAATGCGAATTGTGCCTTTGGGAAAAATAAAGAATGTCGAAGTGAATGCCGATACCAAGGGATATACAGTACATTTTGAAAATAAAACGATGAACTTGAAGTCAAGTAATCAGTTCATTCGCTGGCTGGGGTTATAA